From Bacillus sp. FSL K6-3431, the proteins below share one genomic window:
- a CDS encoding VOC family protein, whose translation MRNQPIQKIGQIGIPVKDLERAIVFYKDILDLPLLFNNDNMAFFECNGVRLLLSLPEKEDFAHASSVIYFQMENIKETFEHFVNKDVSFINEPHRVAKMGQTETWMAFFKDTEDNIHALMSEISS comes from the coding sequence TTGAGAAACCAACCAATACAAAAAATCGGGCAAATAGGGATACCTGTAAAGGATTTAGAGAGAGCAATCGTGTTTTATAAAGATATTTTAGATCTGCCACTTCTATTTAACAATGATAATATGGCATTCTTTGAATGTAATGGTGTTCGTTTGCTTCTCAGCCTGCCTGAAAAAGAGGATTTCGCCCATGCAAGTTCTGTCATATATTTTCAAATGGAAAATATAAAAGAAACATTCGAACACTTTGTAAATAAAGATGTCTCTTTTATCAATGAACCTCATCGCGTAGCAAAAATGGGGCAAACCGAAACTTGGATGGCATTTTTTAAAGATACAGAAGACAATATACATGCTTTAATGAGTGAGATTTCATCATAG
- a CDS encoding ABC transporter substrate-binding protein: protein MRKIMVVLSICMLVLLSACSGGVSKDSIKVIKFADAGWDSIRFHNSVAQLIVEEGYGYDTEVTSGTTAATIQALQQGDINVYMEAWTDNIKDIYEKAIESGDIIKVSTNFDDNAQGLYVPTYVIEGDASKGIEPIAPDLKTVEDLAKYPEIFEDPEDSTKGRIIGAPSSWAVSEQLDEKLKTYGLDEQYNYLAPGSDSAIVASLAGAIKKGEPWVGYYWSPTWVTASFDLTLLEDNPYEEEVWEENRGTAFPPNDVVVAVHKDLPDQAEDVVEFLKKYETSNELTESALDYMEEKEVEADAAAIWWMKEYEDVWTKWVSDEVAEKVLSAIKEK from the coding sequence ATGCGTAAAATTATGGTTGTACTCTCCATTTGTATGCTTGTCTTATTAAGTGCATGTAGTGGAGGGGTAAGTAAAGACAGTATTAAGGTAATAAAGTTTGCTGATGCTGGTTGGGATAGTATTCGTTTTCATAATAGTGTTGCACAGCTCATTGTTGAGGAAGGATATGGGTACGATACTGAAGTGACAAGTGGAACGACTGCGGCTACCATCCAAGCATTGCAACAGGGAGATATTAACGTTTATATGGAGGCATGGACTGACAATATTAAAGATATATATGAAAAAGCGATCGAGAGCGGAGATATTATTAAAGTCTCAACAAACTTCGATGACAATGCACAAGGATTATATGTCCCAACATACGTCATAGAAGGAGATGCTTCTAAGGGAATTGAACCAATTGCACCTGATTTAAAGACAGTAGAGGACTTAGCGAAATATCCGGAAATTTTTGAAGACCCAGAGGATTCTACTAAAGGAAGAATCATTGGAGCACCTTCAAGTTGGGCTGTAAGTGAGCAATTAGATGAGAAGCTAAAAACATACGGGTTAGATGAGCAATACAATTACTTAGCACCAGGATCTGACTCAGCAATCGTTGCTTCTTTAGCAGGCGCGATCAAAAAGGGTGAGCCGTGGGTTGGCTATTATTGGTCACCGACTTGGGTAACAGCAAGCTTTGATTTAACACTTCTGGAAGACAATCCGTATGAAGAGGAAGTATGGGAGGAAAATCGAGGCACAGCATTTCCACCAAATGATGTGGTTGTAGCTGTTCATAAGGATTTGCCTGATCAAGCCGAAGATGTGGTGGAGTTTTTAAAAAAGTATGAAACAAGTAATGAGCTAACAGAAAGCGCACTAGATTATATGGAGGAAAAAGAAGTAGAAGCGGATGCTGCTGCTATCTGGTGGATGAAAGAATATGAAGATGTATGGACAAAATGGGTGTCAGATGAGGTTGCTGAAAAAGTATTATCAGCAATAAAAGAAAAATAA
- a CDS encoding ABC transporter permease, with amino-acid sequence MNEFPDIRIPIGTGVEKFIDFLAENFSAFFDFVFVIASGSIKGLESILLFIPWWIFIIIIFLLGWYFTSLYGGLLFSAFIFLIGTFNLWSETMTTISVVLISVILALLIGIPLGILMTFNKTFSSTMRPVLDAMQTMPTFVYLIPVIFFFPLGNVPAVIATIIYALPPVSRLTELGIRNVDQEVVESAQSFGSSRMQMLMKVQLPQALPTIMAGINQTTMMALAMAVVGSMVGAQGLGERVLYAINRIDISLGFEAGVSIVFLAIIIDRITGGIAERLQKHRRNVS; translated from the coding sequence ATGAATGAATTTCCCGATATACGCATACCGATTGGTACCGGCGTGGAAAAGTTTATTGATTTCTTAGCGGAAAATTTCTCCGCATTTTTCGATTTTGTATTTGTGATTGCTTCAGGTTCCATAAAGGGGCTTGAATCTATTTTACTATTTATTCCATGGTGGATCTTTATCATTATTATATTTTTATTAGGCTGGTATTTTACAAGCTTATATGGGGGTTTGTTATTTTCAGCTTTCATATTTTTAATAGGAACGTTCAATTTATGGTCCGAAACGATGACGACAATCTCCGTTGTCTTAATCTCAGTTATTCTAGCACTTTTGATAGGCATACCGTTGGGGATATTAATGACTTTTAATAAAACCTTCTCTAGCACGATGCGACCTGTGTTAGATGCGATGCAAACGATGCCTACCTTCGTTTATCTAATCCCTGTTATTTTCTTTTTCCCTTTAGGAAATGTTCCGGCAGTGATTGCTACGATCATTTATGCTCTGCCACCGGTCAGTAGGCTGACAGAGCTTGGGATTCGTAATGTCGATCAAGAGGTTGTTGAATCTGCCCAATCATTTGGTTCTTCAAGAATGCAAATGTTAATGAAGGTACAGCTTCCTCAAGCATTGCCGACGATTATGGCTGGAATTAATCAAACAACGATGATGGCACTGGCAATGGCGGTCGTTGGGTCAATGGTTGGTGCACAAGGACTCGGCGAGCGAGTTTTATATGCGATAAATCGGATAGATATATCACTAGGTTTTGAAGCAGGAGTTAGTATCGTTTTTCTAGCAATTATTATCGATCGGATTACAGGCGGAATTGCTGAGCGTCTTCAGAAACATAGGAGGAATGTCTCATGA
- a CDS encoding quaternary amine ABC transporter ATP-binding protein: MTVKLKVENVSKIFGSRAKKVIPMVEKGESKSDILAKTGHTVGVYNASMDIMEGETFVIMGLSGSGKSTLIRCFNMLNRPTAGAIYVDGENIVEYNTQQLKYYRQKKIAMVFQHFGLFSHRTVLENIEYGLEIRGMSKEERQKIAQYQLETVGLKGYEDQYPDELSGGMRQRVGIARALANDPDILLMDEPFSALDPLIRREMQLELIDIQNRLQKTIIFITHDVNEAFKIGDRVAVMKDGKVEQIGTPEEILDQPANDYITEFIRDIDRSKILQAEHIMTRPHGLVSLKDGLNVAIKVMREQGISSVFVTDRQRHLQGLVTIDRAIEGLKQRKTLQEVLEIDVNTVDPTEYVQAIIPKALDSKYPIVVVNEEKHIEGIILRVHVLASLIGENGNGEQDEGKAVVDK, encoded by the coding sequence ATGACAGTTAAATTGAAAGTTGAAAATGTATCAAAGATATTTGGATCACGAGCAAAGAAGGTCATCCCTATGGTTGAAAAAGGTGAATCCAAAAGTGATATTTTAGCAAAGACAGGTCATACAGTTGGGGTTTATAATGCATCAATGGATATTATGGAAGGTGAGACCTTTGTCATTATGGGACTATCAGGCAGTGGGAAGTCAACATTAATTCGCTGCTTTAATATGTTGAATCGGCCTACAGCTGGTGCCATTTATGTTGATGGTGAAAACATCGTCGAATATAATACGCAGCAACTGAAATATTACCGGCAAAAGAAAATTGCGATGGTTTTCCAGCACTTTGGGCTTTTCAGTCATCGTACGGTATTAGAAAATATCGAATATGGGTTGGAAATAAGAGGAATGTCAAAGGAAGAGCGTCAAAAAATTGCACAGTATCAATTAGAAACAGTTGGTTTAAAAGGCTATGAAGATCAGTACCCAGATGAGCTCTCTGGTGGGATGCGGCAAAGGGTTGGGATTGCTCGTGCATTGGCGAATGATCCAGATATATTATTAATGGATGAGCCATTCAGTGCCCTTGACCCATTAATTCGCAGAGAAATGCAACTAGAGCTCATAGACATTCAAAACCGATTGCAGAAAACAATTATTTTCATTACTCACGATGTCAATGAAGCTTTTAAAATTGGTGATCGCGTAGCAGTCATGAAGGATGGAAAGGTCGAGCAGATTGGTACACCTGAAGAAATTTTAGATCAGCCAGCGAATGACTATATTACGGAATTTATAAGAGATATCGATCGATCTAAAATTCTTCAAGCAGAACATATAATGACCAGACCACATGGTTTAGTCTCACTGAAGGATGGTCTAAATGTGGCGATTAAGGTGATGCGAGAACAAGGCATTTCCAGTGTTTTCGTTACAGACCGTCAGCGTCATCTACAAGGACTTGTAACGATTGATCGTGCGATAGAGGGCTTAAAACAAAGGAAAACCTTACAAGAGGTCTTGGAAATCGATGTTAATACAGTTGATCCAACAGAATACGTTCAGGCCATTATACCGAAAGCATTAGACTCAAAATACCCAATCGTAGTCGTGAATGAAGAGAAACATATTGAAGGAATTATCTTAAGGGTGCATGTATTGGCTAGTTTAATCGGGGAAAATGGTAATGGGGAACAAGATGAGGGTAAAGCAGTAGTAGATAAATAG
- a CDS encoding ABC transporter ATP-binding protein codes for MESVVEIKQLTKVFKGKKAVDQVSFSIKNGEVVAILGPNGAGKTTTMLMVLGLLNPTSGKSKLFNQDAKEKSVRERIGVMLQEVSLMDGLKVKEIIRLFRSYYPNPLSMDQLISLTGLSEEDLNKRTEKLSGGQKRRVGFALALAGNPDLLFFDEPTVGMDITSRKVFWETVRELADQGKSIIFSTHYLQEADDIADRIILFNKGTIIADGKPAEIKKSLTKQSVSFITSPNIPLKDVLQLPHVSEVYEKDGRTFIITDETDSVLSSVFEHKWHVKDIQIEKGRLEDAFEQLTEEREEM; via the coding sequence ATGGAAAGTGTAGTGGAGATAAAACAACTAACGAAAGTGTTTAAAGGGAAGAAAGCGGTTGATCAAGTTTCTTTTTCGATAAAAAACGGTGAGGTTGTTGCTATATTAGGTCCGAATGGTGCAGGAAAGACGACGACGATGTTGATGGTGCTTGGTTTATTAAATCCTACAAGTGGTAAATCAAAGCTATTTAATCAAGATGCAAAAGAAAAAAGTGTCCGTGAAAGAATAGGAGTCATGCTTCAAGAAGTGAGCTTGATGGACGGCTTAAAAGTAAAAGAGATTATTCGACTATTTCGCAGCTATTATCCGAATCCTTTATCAATGGATCAGCTTATTAGTCTTACTGGTCTTAGTGAAGAAGATTTAAATAAGCGCACCGAAAAGCTTTCGGGAGGACAAAAACGGAGAGTTGGGTTTGCGTTAGCATTGGCTGGAAATCCAGACTTATTATTTTTTGATGAACCAACTGTAGGAATGGATATAACGTCGCGCAAAGTGTTCTGGGAGACAGTGAGAGAACTTGCCGATCAAGGGAAATCAATTATTTTCTCAACACATTATTTACAAGAGGCGGATGATATCGCCGATCGGATTATTTTATTCAATAAAGGGACTATTATAGCAGATGGAAAGCCTGCAGAAATAAAAAAGAGTCTGACGAAGCAATCGGTTTCGTTTATTACGTCTCCAAATATCCCGCTGAAAGATGTTCTACAACTACCACATGTATCAGAGGTATATGAGAAAGATGGCAGGACTTTCATTATTACAGACGAGACAGATTCCGTTCTATCTAGCGTTTTTGAGCATAAATGGCATGTAAAAGATATCCAAATTGAGAAGGGACGTCTCGAGGATGCATTCGAGCAATTGACAGAAGAAAGGGAGGAAATGTAA
- a CDS encoding ABC transporter permease, whose product MKMMGNQCKVEVLRMFRNPYYIFWSLFMPLIFYIIFTKVVNINVPDKGLWDAHYLMSMATFSVMGSAIMTMGIRMVQERAEGWTSFIKVTPLSGFVYFLAKMLGQTLVHVFSIFVIFIAGALINGVSLTALEWMMSGGWILLGSLPFLGLGVLVGTMKRVDTASGVSNVIYMLLAITGGMWMPMEILPKTIQTIGSWLPAYNFANGAWEIIRGHTPELKNIVLLAGYLLLFMVISTYIRRKQEAV is encoded by the coding sequence ATGAAAATGATGGGGAACCAGTGTAAAGTGGAAGTTTTACGGATGTTTAGAAATCCATATTATATATTTTGGTCGCTTTTCATGCCACTTATTTTTTATATCATTTTCACGAAGGTAGTCAATATAAATGTTCCGGATAAAGGACTTTGGGATGCGCATTATTTAATGTCGATGGCTACTTTTAGTGTGATGGGAAGCGCGATTATGACAATGGGAATCCGGATGGTGCAAGAGCGTGCGGAAGGATGGACATCATTTATCAAGGTTACTCCATTATCGGGTTTTGTCTATTTTTTAGCTAAAATGCTTGGGCAGACACTTGTCCATGTATTTTCCATCTTCGTTATTTTTATTGCAGGAGCTCTGATAAATGGTGTGTCTTTAACAGCCCTCGAGTGGATGATGAGCGGTGGCTGGATACTGCTTGGTTCATTGCCATTTCTTGGTCTAGGCGTATTAGTAGGGACGATGAAAAGAGTGGATACTGCTTCAGGTGTAAGTAATGTTATTTATATGCTTCTAGCCATTACCGGTGGGATGTGGATGCCTATGGAAATTTTACCGAAAACAATCCAAACAATCGGGTCATGGCTACCTGCATATAACTTTGCTAATGGTGCCTGGGAGATTATTCGTGGGCATACACCTGAATTAAAAAATATAGTCCTGTTGGCGGGGTACCTTCTATTATTCATGGTAATATCAACATATATAAGAAGGAAACAGGAAGCGGTGTAA
- a CDS encoding sensor histidine kinase — translation MKKLQIFPKQLGMFPYVFLIYLVMPLFYVAQETGIKEMIGYALILLFLVTYRQLYSPLPIKPYSYWLAVQISIIVILSLWYDPNNLFMGFFPANFIGWFVTKKYFYRALVSFIVALIITTIITAIQGLMENMLYFFPFLIVMFISPFGIRSINKRMELEKELDQANAQIKELIKREERVRIARDLHDTLGHTLTLITLQSQLVQRLAEKKSEQAKMEAKEIEITSRSALRQVRELVSDMRAITIADELVDMQQIFIAANISFQIEGESNFSEIPLLQQNILGMCLREATTNIVKHSAAENCLITFYKTRGNYTIEIKDDGIGLIGKESIGNGLKGMKERLALIEGDLTIHTKEGTVLTMAMPVIMKQEKEGISL, via the coding sequence TTGAAGAAACTTCAGATTTTTCCTAAACAACTCGGTATGTTTCCCTACGTCTTTTTAATATATTTAGTTATGCCTTTGTTTTATGTGGCACAAGAAACAGGAATAAAAGAAATGATTGGCTATGCCTTAATACTGCTTTTTCTTGTGACATACAGACAGCTATATAGTCCATTACCAATTAAACCATATTCCTATTGGTTGGCAGTACAAATCAGTATTATTGTCATCCTCAGTTTGTGGTATGATCCCAATAATTTGTTTATGGGCTTCTTTCCAGCAAATTTTATTGGTTGGTTCGTAACTAAAAAGTACTTTTATCGTGCGTTAGTTTCTTTTATAGTGGCATTGATTATTACAACAATCATTACAGCGATACAAGGACTAATGGAAAATATGCTATATTTTTTCCCATTCTTAATCGTCATGTTTATATCTCCTTTTGGGATACGATCTATAAATAAACGCATGGAATTGGAAAAAGAGCTTGATCAAGCAAATGCACAAATAAAGGAGTTAATAAAACGCGAAGAAAGAGTAAGAATTGCTCGGGATTTGCATGATACTTTGGGGCATACATTAACTTTGATTACTTTGCAAAGTCAGTTGGTACAAAGATTAGCTGAGAAAAAATCAGAGCAGGCAAAAATGGAAGCAAAGGAAATTGAAATAACATCGCGTTCTGCATTGCGGCAGGTTCGTGAACTTGTTTCTGATATGCGGGCAATTACGATTGCTGATGAACTGGTGGATATGCAGCAAATTTTTATAGCTGCCAATATTTCATTTCAGATTGAAGGAGAATCAAACTTCTCTGAAATCCCATTACTGCAGCAAAATATTCTCGGTATGTGTCTTCGAGAGGCAACAACAAATATCGTGAAGCATAGTGCAGCTGAAAATTGCTTGATTACTTTTTATAAAACAAGAGGTAATTACACAATTGAAATCAAAGATGATGGTATTGGATTGATTGGTAAGGAAAGTATAGGAAATGGTTTGAAAGGTATGAAAGAACGTCTCGCTCTTATTGAAGGCGATCTTACCATCCATACTAAGGAAGGTACAGTACTTACGATGGCGATGCCAGTGATTATGAAGCAAGAGAAAGAAGGGATCTCCCTATGA
- a CDS encoding response regulator transcription factor encodes MIRIVIAEDQRILRGALGALLDFEEDLEVVGQAGNGEETLTLVKGFQPDICLMDIEMPLKSGLDVAAELKRSGSKCRVIMLTTFARPGYFERAVKAGVHGYLLKDGAIEDLAESIRRVMQGKREFAHELIMNSYNEDNPLTKREMDILKLAAEGKTSKEISGELFLSAGTVRNYMSEILQKLNAKNKIEAISIAEEKGWI; translated from the coding sequence ATGATACGAATTGTAATTGCGGAAGACCAGCGAATTTTAAGAGGCGCTCTCGGTGCTTTGCTCGATTTTGAGGAAGATCTTGAAGTGGTCGGTCAGGCAGGAAATGGTGAGGAAACATTGACGTTGGTAAAAGGGTTTCAACCGGATATATGTCTAATGGATATTGAAATGCCGTTGAAAAGTGGCCTTGATGTTGCGGCTGAACTAAAGCGGAGCGGTTCTAAATGCAGGGTGATCATGTTAACAACTTTTGCACGCCCAGGGTATTTTGAACGAGCAGTAAAAGCTGGTGTCCATGGTTATTTATTGAAAGACGGTGCAATTGAAGATCTTGCTGAATCGATTAGGAGAGTAATGCAAGGGAAGCGGGAATTTGCGCATGAGTTGATCATGAATTCTTATAATGAAGATAATCCACTTACCAAAAGAGAAATGGATATCTTGAAATTAGCTGCAGAAGGAAAAACATCAAAGGAAATATCGGGGGAGCTATTTTTATCAGCAGGTACAGTTAGAAACTATATGTCAGAGATTCTCCAAAAGCTAAATGCAAAAAACAAGATTGAAGCGATAAGTATTGCAGAGGAAAAAGGGTGGATTTAA
- a CDS encoding methyltransferase domain-containing protein, producing MLTDKHFELLIKSLDQPFSGWDFSYVTGTGRLDSEPLTWSYASMALPLIQHADFMLDMGTGGGEFISKVRPFPKVVFATEAYKPNVPIARKRLEPLGVKVFEVEEDESLPLETNYFDLVLNKHEAYSNQEVRRIMSTNAIFLTQQVGGHDCHEINQALGLPINEEFYDWNLERAKMELLEHGFDILQCREEYPNQRFYDIGALVYYLKAIPWQVPDFNMEKNITNLYKIHELIQEKGYFDVKQHRFFIKAKAI from the coding sequence ATTTTAACTGACAAACATTTCGAATTATTAATCAAAAGCTTAGATCAACCTTTTTCGGGATGGGACTTTTCCTATGTGACAGGGACAGGAAGATTAGATAGTGAACCCCTTACATGGTCTTATGCAAGTATGGCATTACCACTCATCCAACATGCTGACTTCATGTTGGATATGGGTACAGGTGGAGGAGAATTTATATCGAAGGTCAGACCATTCCCAAAAGTAGTGTTCGCAACGGAGGCGTATAAACCAAACGTCCCTATTGCTAGAAAGCGCCTTGAACCACTTGGGGTAAAAGTATTTGAAGTAGAAGAGGATGAAAGTCTTCCTTTAGAGACGAACTATTTTGATTTGGTTTTAAATAAGCATGAGGCTTACTCCAATCAAGAAGTAAGAAGAATAATGTCCACAAATGCCATATTCTTAACACAGCAAGTCGGCGGGCATGATTGTCACGAAATCAATCAAGCTTTAGGGTTGCCAATTAATGAGGAGTTTTACGATTGGAACTTAGAACGCGCTAAAATGGAATTATTAGAACATGGATTTGATATTTTGCAATGTCGGGAGGAGTACCCTAATCAAAGATTTTATGATATTGGGGCACTAGTTTATTATTTAAAAGCAATACCATGGCAAGTTCCCGATTTTAATATGGAAAAAAACATAACAAATTTATATAAAATTCACGAATTAATCCAGGAAAAGGGTTATTTTGATGTGAAACAGCATCGGTTTTTCATTAAAGCAAAAGCCATCTAG
- the lepB gene encoding signal peptidase I: MLNQSTHEQGTSWLKSILIAVVIVFILRTFIFSPFIVDGASMEPTLHDRERIFVSKTSSWIGEIKRGDIIIIKGTENNYVKRVIALPGDVLEMKSDLLFINNKKVKEPYLKENKIIADKKGMLLTGDFGPLTIPAKQYFVMGDNRLESGDSRNLLGYIDEKNIIGKSKLVFFPIKNVRITN; encoded by the coding sequence ATGCTAAATCAATCGACACACGAACAAGGAACTAGTTGGTTAAAGTCTATTTTAATAGCAGTTGTCATTGTATTTATCCTTCGTACTTTCATATTTTCCCCCTTTATCGTCGATGGCGCTTCAATGGAGCCTACTCTTCATGATAGAGAGCGGATCTTTGTAAGTAAGACCTCCAGTTGGATTGGCGAAATCAAAAGAGGCGATATAATCATTATAAAAGGAACAGAAAACAATTATGTAAAAAGAGTGATTGCCTTACCTGGAGACGTATTAGAAATGAAAAGTGATCTTTTATTTATCAATAATAAAAAGGTTAAGGAACCTTATTTAAAGGAAAATAAAATTATTGCAGATAAAAAAGGGATGCTTTTGACAGGCGATTTCGGCCCCTTAACAATTCCTGCAAAACAATATTTTGTGATGGGTGATAATCGACTTGAAAGTGGTGACAGCAGAAATTTATTGGGGTATATCGATGAGAAAAATATTATTGGAAAAAGTAAACTCGTATTCTTCCCAATTAAAAATGTTCGAATAACTAATTAA
- the mscL gene encoding large conductance mechanosensitive channel protein MscL produces MWEDFKKFAIQGNVMDLAVAVVIGAAFGKIVGSLVNNIIMPLVGILLGGKSFEKLYYAYEDTKIEYGIFIQSIVDFFIIAISIFVFIKILGSLKQKKEEEIEEEEEEPTAEVALLVEIRDLLKNQK; encoded by the coding sequence ATGTGGGAGGATTTTAAGAAGTTTGCTATTCAAGGTAATGTAATGGATTTAGCGGTTGCAGTTGTAATTGGTGCTGCTTTTGGGAAAATCGTTGGATCATTAGTTAATAATATCATCATGCCACTTGTTGGAATATTGCTTGGTGGAAAAAGTTTTGAAAAACTTTATTATGCATACGAGGATACGAAGATTGAATACGGAATTTTTATCCAAAGCATTGTCGATTTCTTTATTATTGCTATTTCAATCTTTGTTTTTATCAAGATACTCGGTAGCTTGAAACAAAAGAAAGAAGAGGAGATCGAGGAAGAAGAAGAAGAGCCTACAGCTGAAGTCGCGTTATTGGTAGAAATTCGTGATCTGTTGAAAAATCAAAAGTAA
- a CDS encoding YceI family protein, which yields MTISTWNVDTAHSNVDFSIRHMMVSRVRGSFNEFSAKVEADPTDLTSANISFKIDVASIDTRNEDRDNHLRSADFFEVEKYPELTFTSTKIEKQSKDTYALTGDVSLHGVTKPETFTVTFEGLAKDPMSGAEKAGFTVEGKLKRSEYGLNWNAALETGGVLVSDDVKIQLEIQAAKEA from the coding sequence ATGACAATTTCTACATGGAATGTTGATACTGCACACAGTAACGTTGATTTTTCAATCAGACATATGATGGTTTCTAGAGTAAGAGGATCTTTTAATGAATTCAGTGCTAAGGTTGAAGCAGATCCAACCGATCTAACATCTGCAAACATAAGCTTCAAAATTGATGTAGCTAGCATCGACACACGTAATGAGGACCGTGACAACCATCTTCGGTCTGCTGATTTTTTCGAAGTAGAGAAATATCCTGAATTGACTTTTACTTCAACGAAAATTGAAAAACAAAGCAAAGATACATATGCCCTTACAGGCGATGTTTCCTTGCACGGTGTAACGAAACCTGAAACATTTACAGTTACTTTTGAAGGTCTTGCAAAAGATCCGATGAGCGGAGCAGAAAAAGCTGGATTCACTGTTGAAGGTAAGCTAAAACGTAGTGAATATGGATTGAACTGGAACGCAGCACTTGAAACTGGTGGCGTACTTGTTAGTGATGATGTAAAAATACAACTTGAAATTCAAGCTGCTAAAGAAGCATAA
- a CDS encoding pyrimidine-nucleoside phosphorylase has product MRMVDVLAKKRDGIELSTEEIQFVINGYTKGEIPDYQMSAFLMTIYFQGMTAKETADLTMAMVDSGDQIDLSKIEGVKVDKHSTGGVGDTTTLILAPLVAAVGVPVAKMSGRGLGHTGGTLDKLEAVPGFHVEITEEEFINLVNTNKIAVIGQSGNLTPADKKIYGLRDVTATVNSIPLIASSIMSKKIAAGADAIVLDVKVGAGAFMKDLDEAKKLASAMVDIGNNLGRKTMAVISDMSQPLGFAVGNALEVKEAVETLQGKGPADLLELCLVLGSKMVVLAGKANTEEEGRTKLQAVIANGKAFDMFKLFLGAQGGDVSVIDNVDKLAQAKYVFAVEAPESGYVSAIIADEIGIAASMLGAGRATKESEIDLSVGIVLHKKIGDQLGANEAIATIYSNNEEINIVKERIVQAYQFSKEKPEPSVLIYK; this is encoded by the coding sequence GTGCGCATGGTAGATGTATTAGCGAAAAAACGTGATGGAATAGAGTTATCGACTGAAGAAATTCAGTTTGTTATTAATGGCTATACCAAAGGTGAAATCCCTGATTACCAGATGTCTGCCTTTTTAATGACCATTTATTTTCAAGGAATGACTGCAAAAGAAACGGCGGATCTAACAATGGCGATGGTCGATTCCGGTGATCAAATTGACCTGTCCAAGATTGAAGGTGTGAAAGTGGATAAGCATTCCACCGGCGGAGTTGGAGACACAACTACGCTTATACTTGCCCCACTCGTTGCAGCCGTTGGTGTTCCAGTCGCGAAAATGTCTGGTCGTGGACTTGGTCATACAGGTGGAACATTGGATAAACTTGAAGCTGTACCAGGTTTTCATGTTGAAATAACGGAAGAGGAGTTTATAAACCTTGTGAATACCAATAAAATTGCTGTCATTGGTCAATCAGGTAATTTGACTCCAGCTGATAAAAAAATCTATGGTTTGCGTGATGTGACAGCGACTGTTAATTCAATTCCTCTCATTGCCAGTTCGATTATGAGTAAAAAGATTGCTGCGGGTGCTGATGCGATTGTACTTGATGTAAAGGTGGGTGCCGGGGCCTTTATGAAAGATTTAGATGAAGCGAAGAAGTTGGCAAGCGCCATGGTTGATATCGGTAATAATCTAGGGCGTAAAACGATGGCAGTCATTTCAGATATGAGTCAGCCGCTCGGTTTTGCTGTTGGGAATGCGTTAGAAGTAAAAGAGGCTGTGGAAACCTTGCAAGGAAAAGGACCGGCTGATTTACTTGAATTGTGTTTAGTTCTTGGTAGTAAAATGGTCGTGTTAGCAGGAAAAGCAAATACGGAGGAGGAAGGACGGACGAAATTGCAAGCCGTGATTGCAAATGGAAAAGCATTCGACATGTTTAAGTTATTTTTAGGCGCACAAGGTGGAGACGTATCCGTTATTGATAATGTGGATAAGCTCGCTCAAGCAAAGTACGTGTTTGCAGTAGAGGCACCGGAGAGCGGGTATGTATCAGCGATTATTGCAGATGAGATTGGGATTGCTGCAAGTATGCTAGGAGCAGGACGAGCTACAAAAGAATCGGAAATTGATTTAAGTGTTGGTATTGTTTTACATAAAAAAATTGGTGACCAATTGGGAGCTAACGAGGCCATTGCAACAATCTACAGTAATAATGAGGAAATCAATATTGTAAAAGAACGCATTGTTCAAGCTTATCAATTTTCAAAAGAAAAGCCCGAGCCGTCCGTATTGATATATAAGTGA